Genomic segment of Tissierella sp.:
AGTCCCTTTAGTGGAGGAGCAATCTTAGGAGATAGAATAAGAATGAGTGACCTAGCCTTAGATAAGGATATATTCATAAGGAGTATGGGTACTCGTGGATCTTTAGGTGGAATGTCTAAATCTACTTGGGGTGCAGTAAAGGTACTGGATATATTTGGTTGTGATTATATTTTTATTGAAACTGTAGGAGTAGGACAATCAGAAGTAGATATTGTAAAGACAGCAGATACAGTACTTATGGTCATGGTTCCAAACTTAGGTGATGATATCCAGGCTATAAAGGCAGGAATTATGGAGATAGCAGATGTTTTTGCTATCAACAAATCAGACTTAGATGGGGCAGACAAGACTAAAGTAGAGATAGAGATGAACCTCGATTTAAATGAAAAAACTGATTATAGACAGCCTGTAATTAAAGTATCTGCTGGACAGAACAAGGATATAGATGTATTACTAGAAAAGATACTAGATCATAAGAAATACTTGGAAGAAAATAATAAACTAGAAGAAGTAAGAATTAGAAACAATAAATTAGAAGTATTAAAGATGGTTGAAGAAGAACTAATGAAGTTAATATTAGATAGAGCAATAGAGGGAGACTTAATTGATAACTTAGCGAAAAAAGTTACACTAAGAGAAACTGACCCCTATACTGCTAAGGATGACATAATACAGTTAATAACTAAAGGTGAATAGTGAAAAGTTCTTCACTATTCACTAAAAAGGAGGTAATCACATGGTTGGTAAAGTTGATCATATTGGTATTGCTGTAAAGAACTTAGATGAAACACTTAAGTTTTATGAAGATATATTAGGTATGAAATGTGTAGAGAAGGAAGTAGTAGAGGAGCAAAAAGTTAAAGTTGCATTTTTACCTATAGGAGATACTGAAGTAGAATTACTTGAATCAACAGAGGAAGATGGACCTATAGCTAAATTTATAGAGAAAAAGGGTGAAGGAATTCAACATATTGCTTATAAAGTAGATGATATTGAAAAAGCAATAGAAGAGTTAAAAGAAAAAGGAATTAGAATGATAGATGAAAAGCCAAGATATGGTGCAGGTGGTGCAAAGATAGCCTTTTTACATCCAAAATCAACATTTGGAGTGCTTATAGAGCTTTGTCAAAGGGATTAAGTACATAACAAAAAAAGGAGGATAAATATGAAGGAAAAAATTGAAAGGCTCCTAGAAACCAAGAAGAAAATTGAACTTGGGGGCGGAGAAAGTAGGATTGAAAAACATCACAAGTCTGGGAAACTAACAGCAAGAGAAAGGATTAATCTATTATTTGATGAAGGTAGCTTCGTAGAAATAGATAAGTTTGTTGAGCATAGATGCACAAACTTTGATATGGATAAAGTAGAAGCTCCTGCTGATGGTGTAGTAACAGGTTATGGTACAGTAGATGGTAGACTTGTATTTACCTATGCTCAAGATTTTACAGTAGTTGGAGGATCTTTAGGTGAAATGCATGCTGCAAAGATTTGTAAGGTTCAAGATATGGCATTGAAAATGGGAGCACCAATTGTAGGATTCAATGATTCAGGTGGAGCAAGAATCCAAGAAGGTGTAGATGCATTGTCAGGATATGGAAAGATATTCTATAGAAACACTATTTCATCTGGTGTTATACCTCAAATTTCAGTTATAATGGGACCTTCAGCAGGTGGAGCAGTTTATTCACCAGCATTAACTGATTTTATTTTCATGGTAGATAAAACTAGTATGATGTTCATTACTGGACCACAAGTAATTAAATCTGTAACAGGTGAAGAAGTTACTCAAGAAGAATTAGGTGGAGCAAGTACACACAATACTACATCTGGAGTAGCTCATTTCATAGATAATACTGAAGCAGAATGTATTGAAAGAATCAAGGAATTATTATCTTATTTACCTTCCAACAATTTAGAAGAAGCACCGATTTATACTATTGAAGATGAAATAAACAGAGTTGAAGAAAAACTTAACGAATTAATTCCTGTAAATCCTAACAAGCCATATGATATGAAAGAAATCATAAGACTTTTAGCAGATGCAGGAGAATTCTTCGAAGTACAACCATATTATGCACAAAATATTTTAACTGGATATATAAGATTAAATGGAAAAACCATAGGTGTAATTGGTAACCAACCTAAGGTTTTAGCAGGATGTTTAGATATCAATGCTTCAGATAAAGCAGGAAGATTCATAAGAACATGTGATGCCTTCAATATTCCTTTATTGAACTTAGTAGATGTACCAGGCTTCTTACCAGGGACAACTCAAGAATATGGCGGAATTATTAGACATGGTGCAAAGATGCTCTATGCTTATAGTGAAGCAACAGTTCCAAAGGTTACATTAATAGTGAGAAAGGCTTATGGTGGAGCATATCTAGCTATGTGTTCAAAGGATTTGGGAGCAGATCAAGTGTTTGCTTGGCCAAATGCTGAAATCGCAGTTATGGGACCAGATGGAGCTGCTAATATTATATTTAAAAAAGAAATTGAAAACTCTGAGGATCCAATAAACACAAGACAAGAAAAGATTGCTGAATATAGAGATACAATAGCGAATCCATATATAGCAGCACAAAGAGGCTTTGTAGACGATGTAATCGTTCCAAGCACTACAAGACCAAGACTTATATCTGCCTTTGATATGTTAGAGTCTAAGAGAGAAAACAGACCTGCAAAAAAACATGGCAATATGCCAGTTTAAGAGAGGTGAGATAATTGGGTAATAATATTAGTTTTGGAGATAGTTTAATAATTACTGTATTTAGTATGGTAGTTGTTTTTGCAGCTTTACTTGCTCTTGCAACACTTATATCCATACTGAAAAATTTAAGTAAGGAAAGAAAAATTGAGGCTACGACAAAGCCATCAGAACCAGTTAAGGCTAAAGGAGTTGCACCAACAGAATTAGTGGAAGCTTCTAATGATGAAGAGTTAGTAGCAGTTATTGCTGCAGCTATAGCAGCAAGTTTAGGAGTTAGTGTACCTGATATAAATATAAAAAGTATTAGAAGGGTATCTCAAAGCACTCCAGCTTGGGCAGCCATGGGTAGACAAGAGCGTATATATGGTAAATTATAATATTAATTATTGAGGAGGCATATTCATGAGAAAGTTTATGATAAATGTAAATGGAAATTCCTATGAGGTTGAAGTTGAGGAAATTGTAGGAGGAGTAGCACAAAAATCTGTAGCAACAACACCGACACCAGTAGCACCTAAAGCAGCACCAGCACAAGTGGCACCAACAGTGCCAGCTCCAAAGGTAGAGAAAAAAGAAGTTGTAGTATCTGCAGGGCAAGAAGTTATTGAGGCTCCAATGCCAGGTACTATATTAAGAGTCGATGTAAAAGAGGGCGATACAGTTAAAGCTGGGGATATTTTACTTATTCTAGAAGCTATGAAAATGGAAAATGAAATAGTAGCTCCAAGAGATGGAGTTATTGCAGCTATAAGTGCTTCCACAGGAAATACTGTAAATACTGGAGATAAATTAGTAGTATTAGACTAATTTCGCTAAGAAAGGAAGGTAAATTTCATGAATTTAGTAGATATATTGCTGGACTTTTTTCAGAGTACAGGATTTGCTGCCATTACTTTAGGACAGGCAATAATGCTTTTGGTATCCTTTGTGCTTTTATATTTAGCTATTGCTAGGGGATTTGAGCCCCTATTACTTATTCCAATTGCATTTGGGATGCTACTTGCTAACTTGCCATTAGCAGGATTGATGTCTCCGCCTCAAGATGGACAGGCAGGAGGATTATTATATTACTTATATCAGGGAGTCAAATTGGGTATATACCCTCCTCTTATATTCCTTGGTGTTGGTGCTATGACAGATTTTGGTCCACTTATTGCAAATCCAAGAAGTATATTACTTGGAGCAGCAGCACAATTTGGTATCTTTGTTACTTTCGTAGGTGCAACATTGCTAGGATTTACAGGACCAGAAGCAGCAAGTATAGGCATCATAGGTGGTGCTGATGGACCGACAGCTCTATATTTAACATCAAAACTTGCACCTCATTTATTAGGACCTATAGCTGTAGCAGCTTATTCTTATATGGCATTAGTACCAATTATTCAACCGCCAATTATGAAGGCTCTAACAACTAAAGCAGAAAGAGAAGTAGTGATGGATCAATTAAGACCAGTATCAAAGAAAGAGAAAGTAATTTTCCCTATAGTGGTTACGGTTATGGTTTCCTTATTGTTACCTTCAGCAGCTTCTTTAGTAGGTTTGTTGATGTTTGGTAACCTATTTAGAGAATCATTACTTACTGACAGGTTGTCAAAAACAGCTCAAAACGAGTTAATGAATATTGTTACCATATTCTTAGGTACTACTGTAGGAGCTACAGCCAATGCGGAAACTTTCCTTACACCTCAGACATTAAAAATTATTGCACTAGGACTAATAGCTTTCTCTATAGGTACAGCAGCAGGAGTAATATTTGGAAAAATTATGTATAAGACCTCAGGTGGAAAAGTTAATCCATTAATAGGTTCAGCTGGAGTATCGGCAGTACCGATGGCAGCAAGAGTATCACAAAAAGTTGGACAAGAAGCAAACCCAAGAAACTTCTTATTGATGCATGCTATGGGACCAAATGTAGCAGGAGTAATAGGTTCCGCCGTAGCAGCAGGATTGCTATTGAATTTCTTTGGAGGCTAAAAGTAATTAACAATTAACAGAGAGAAAAGAACAATTAAATCGAGATTCTTCACCATTTTTGGAATGACCAAACTCGTCATCCTGAGTGCAACGAAGGGTCTCGGTTTTTCATTTTTGAATTGTTAACTGTTGACTATTAATCGTTAATTGTTGATTGAAAGGGGTGATTTTGTGTATAAAGGGTATATAACAGATATAAATGGAATAGTAGCTGGTCATTCTCAGTCTGAAGAAGGTATGACAGGATGTACTGTAATTATATGTGAGAAAGGTGCAACCGGTGGAGTAGATGTAAGAGGCTCAGCTCCTGGGACCAGGGAGACAGATTTGTTTAAAGCAGAGAAAATGGTAGATAAGGTTCATGCAGTGGTTTTATCAGGTGGTTCAGCATTTGGATTGGAAGCTTCATCGGGAGTGATGAAATACCTAGAAGAGCAAGGTATTGGATTCGATGTAGGTGTGACTAAGGTGCCAATCGTTGCATCTGCAGTCATATTCGATTTGAATATCGGAGACCATAGGATAAGGCCTGACTTTCAAATGGGATATATAGCTGCTAAGAAAGCCAATGCTCAAGAGCAACTACAAGGAAATATAGGATGTGGTATGGGGGCAACTATAGGTAAAATCCTAGGACCACAAAATGCAATGAAATCAGGACTAGGTTCCGCTACTGTTAGAGTGGGAAATTTAATTGTATCAGCAATGGTTTCTGTCAATAGTTTTGGTGACATATATGATTTTAAGAGCAATAACCAGATTGCAGGAGTATATGATTATGAGAATGGAAAATTATTAAACTCAATAAGTATCATGAAAGAAAACAATAAGGAACTAGGTTTTAATGTACAAAACACCACCATAGGTGCAATAGTTACAAATGCAATTTTGACAAAAGCTGAGGCAAATAAGATTTCTCAAATGGCTCACAATGGTTTTGCAAGGTCTATAAACCCAATCCATACAATGGTAGACGGTGATACAATATTTACTATGGCTACTAATGAAGTTAAAGGGGATATAAGTCTAGTAGGTACATTAGCAGCTGAGGCAATGAGTATGGCTATAACAAACGGAATAGTGTTTGCAGATAGTTCAAATGGGTTAAAAGCTTATAAGGATATTTAGATAATAAAAAGAAAATAAAATTTAATATTATTGTTGAAATAATACTGAATTAGAATTATAATGTTTTTGGTAGATAGCCAACATCATATAGAGTTGGACTGGATAAAAGTTAAATTCAATATTTTATCGACTGGTATCCAAAAAAATAAAAGGAACTAGAGCGGAGGGATTTATGTGGAAAAAGAAAAAAAGGTATTTAATTTAAAGAAGATGGTAGTTATAGCATTACTTGGAGCAATTTCAGTAGTCCTTGGTATGACCCCTATAGGTTTTATACCTGTAGGACCAACTAGAGCAACTATAATGCACATACCTGTAATTATAGGGGCTATAATGGAAGGACCAGTTGTAGGTGGATTTGTTGGGCTGATATTTGGCTTATTTAGCATTTACCAAGCATTGACTACTCCAACGCCTGTGTCATTTGTGTTTTTGAATCCATTGGTATCTATATTACCTAGAATTTTAATTGGCATTACTACTTATTATGTATATAATACTCTAAGAAAAATAGGTAAGAATAAGACCATTGGACTTCTTTACTTAATATGGATAGGTATTATAGCTTATTTATCTTATGGTATATATATTAATTTAGTGAATGAAAAGAGTATATGGTTAACATTGATGAATATTGCACTTATAATTCTAACTCTAGGAATAGCTTATTTAACTCAAGTTAAATTTAAAGATAAAGCTTTAGATGTTATAATATCTTCTGCTGTTGGTACACTGACAAATACTTTAGGTGTTTTATCAATGATATACCTATTATATGCAGAGAAATTTGTAGAAGCATTAGGTGGAGATGTGACCACTGCAAGAAAAATTATATTTGGTATAGGCTTGACAAATGGTATACCAGAGACGATTATAGCAATTATAATTGTGACCTCTGTAGTAGGAGCACTGAGGAGCAAAAGATAATGAAAGAAGGGTGAAATTATTGTTATTAGTCATAGATGTTGGAAACACAAATATAGTATTTGGAGTATTTAAAGACGAAGAACTTCTATATGATTGGAGAATAGCAACTGAGAGAGATAGGACTTCGGATGAATATGGGCTTCTATTTGAACAAATTTTTAGATATCATAAGATAGATCCAGCAGAAGTAGAAAATGTTATTATTTCTTCAGTTGTTCCACCTCTTATGCATACTTTACCAGCGATGAGTGCAAAATATTTCAATATAGATCCTATTGTAGTAGGACCTGGTGTAAAAACTGGTATGAATATTAAATATGATAATCCTAGGGAAGTTGGTGCAGATAGGATAGTAAATGCAGTTGCTGCTTATGAGAAATATGGTGGACCTTTGATAATAGTAGACTTTGGTACAGCTATTACATTTTGCGCTATTTCCAAAGAGGGAGAGTATTTAGGAGGTGCTATTGCACCAGGTATTAAAATCTCAACTGAGGCTTTATTTATGAGAACTGCAAAACTACCAAAGGTTGAAATTGCAAAACCAGATAAAGTTATAGCTAGAAATACAATAAATAGTATACAAGCAGGAGTAGTCTATGGATATATTGGTATGGTTGATTATATTATAGAAAAGATGATTGAAGAAATGGGTGTAAGTAAGGATAAATTTAATATTATAGGAACTGGTGGATTTTCGAATTTAATAGCATCTGAAAGTAAATATATTAAAAAGATAGACAAAATGCTAACCTTGGAAGGTTTAAGAATAGTATTTGAAAGAAATAAGTAAGTAGCTAGTCAGCTACTTACTTTTCTAATATGGAGATGAGAGTATGAGAATTGGAGATATAAAACTTAATAATAATGTATTTTTAGCTCCCATGGCTGGAGTTACAGATTTAGCATTTAGAATATTATGTAAAGAAATGGGAGCTGGATTGGTTTTTTCTGAAATGGTTAGTTCTAAAGGAATGTATTATAATGATAAATCAACAGAACAACTATTGGAGATAGACCCCAAGGAAAGACCAATTGCCATTCAAATATTTGGATCTGACCCGCAGGTAATGGCAAGTGTGGTGGAAAGTCATTTGAATCCTAGGGAAGATATAGATATAATAGACATAAATATGGGATGTCCCGCCCCTAAGATAGTTAAAAATGGGGATGGAAGTGCTTTGATGAAAAACCCTAAGTTAGTTAGGCAAGTATTAAAAGAAGTAGTAAAAGTATCTAAAAAGCCAGTTACTCTAAAGATTAGAATGGGTTGGGATCATGATAATATCAATGGAATAGATATAGCTAAGATTGCAGAGGAAGAAGGGATTGCTGCAATTACAATTCACGCTAGAACCAAAGATATGCTTTATTCTGGAGAGGCAGATTGGGATTATATTAAACTGGTAAAAGAGAATCTAACAATTCCCGTTATAGGAAATGGAGATATTTTTGAACCAGAGGATGGAGTAGAAATGCTTCAATATACAAAATGCGATGGAATAGCTATAGGTAGAGGTTCTCAAGGAAATCCATGGATTTTCAAAAGAATAGTTGATATAATGAATGGAAAAGAAGACAGTCCTCCAGGACATAGAGAAGTAGTAAATATGTGTATTCGACATTTAAATCTTGTGTGTTCAATAAAGGGAGAAAAAGTTGGAGTAAGAGAGATGAGAAAACATGCAGCTTGGTATTTAAAAGGGATGAAAAAGTCAAATGAAATCAAAAACTTAATAAACACTATTGACAGTAAAAAAGACATGGAACAAATACTTACTGAATATATGAATACTTATA
This window contains:
- the meaB gene encoding methylmalonyl Co-A mutase-associated GTPase MeaB is translated as MNLEEQLLKGSKRACARLITMIENNDKEAIDILKKLFYKSGNAYVIGITGPPGSGKSTLTDKLTKELRKAGKKVGIVAIDPTSPFSGGAILGDRIRMSDLALDKDIFIRSMGTRGSLGGMSKSTWGAVKVLDIFGCDYIFIETVGVGQSEVDIVKTADTVLMVMVPNLGDDIQAIKAGIMEIADVFAINKSDLDGADKTKVEIEMNLDLNEKTDYRQPVIKVSAGQNKDIDVLLEKILDHKKYLEENNKLEEVRIRNNKLEVLKMVEEELMKLILDRAIEGDLIDNLAKKVTLRETDPYTAKDDIIQLITKGE
- the mce gene encoding methylmalonyl-CoA epimerase, with amino-acid sequence MVGKVDHIGIAVKNLDETLKFYEDILGMKCVEKEVVEEQKVKVAFLPIGDTEVELLESTEEDGPIAKFIEKKGEGIQHIAYKVDDIEKAIEELKEKGIRMIDEKPRYGAGGAKIAFLHPKSTFGVLIELCQRD
- a CDS encoding carboxyl transferase domain-containing protein; translated protein: MKEKIERLLETKKKIELGGGESRIEKHHKSGKLTARERINLLFDEGSFVEIDKFVEHRCTNFDMDKVEAPADGVVTGYGTVDGRLVFTYAQDFTVVGGSLGEMHAAKICKVQDMALKMGAPIVGFNDSGGARIQEGVDALSGYGKIFYRNTISSGVIPQISVIMGPSAGGAVYSPALTDFIFMVDKTSMMFITGPQVIKSVTGEEVTQEELGGASTHNTTSGVAHFIDNTEAECIERIKELLSYLPSNNLEEAPIYTIEDEINRVEEKLNELIPVNPNKPYDMKEIIRLLADAGEFFEVQPYYAQNILTGYIRLNGKTIGVIGNQPKVLAGCLDINASDKAGRFIRTCDAFNIPLLNLVDVPGFLPGTTQEYGGIIRHGAKMLYAYSEATVPKVTLIVRKAYGGAYLAMCSKDLGADQVFAWPNAEIAVMGPDGAANIIFKKEIENSEDPINTRQEKIAEYRDTIANPYIAAQRGFVDDVIVPSTTRPRLISAFDMLESKRENRPAKKHGNMPV
- a CDS encoding OadG family transporter subunit, coding for MGNNISFGDSLIITVFSMVVVFAALLALATLISILKNLSKERKIEATTKPSEPVKAKGVAPTELVEASNDEELVAVIAAAIAASLGVSVPDINIKSIRRVSQSTPAWAAMGRQERIYGKL
- a CDS encoding DUF2118 domain-containing protein yields the protein MRKFMINVNGNSYEVEVEEIVGGVAQKSVATTPTPVAPKAAPAQVAPTVPAPKVEKKEVVVSAGQEVIEAPMPGTILRVDVKEGDTVKAGDILLILEAMKMENEIVAPRDGVIAAISASTGNTVNTGDKLVVLD
- a CDS encoding sodium ion-translocating decarboxylase subunit beta gives rise to the protein MNLVDILLDFFQSTGFAAITLGQAIMLLVSFVLLYLAIARGFEPLLLIPIAFGMLLANLPLAGLMSPPQDGQAGGLLYYLYQGVKLGIYPPLIFLGVGAMTDFGPLIANPRSILLGAAAQFGIFVTFVGATLLGFTGPEAASIGIIGGADGPTALYLTSKLAPHLLGPIAVAAYSYMALVPIIQPPIMKALTTKAEREVVMDQLRPVSKKEKVIFPIVVTVMVSLLLPSAASLVGLLMFGNLFRESLLTDRLSKTAQNELMNIVTIFLGTTVGATANAETFLTPQTLKIIALGLIAFSIGTAAGVIFGKIMYKTSGGKVNPLIGSAGVSAVPMAARVSQKVGQEANPRNFLLMHAMGPNVAGVIGSAVAAGLLLNFFGG
- a CDS encoding P1 family peptidase, encoding MYKGYITDINGIVAGHSQSEEGMTGCTVIICEKGATGGVDVRGSAPGTRETDLFKAEKMVDKVHAVVLSGGSAFGLEASSGVMKYLEEQGIGFDVGVTKVPIVASAVIFDLNIGDHRIRPDFQMGYIAAKKANAQEQLQGNIGCGMGATIGKILGPQNAMKSGLGSATVRVGNLIVSAMVSVNSFGDIYDFKSNNQIAGVYDYENGKLLNSISIMKENNKELGFNVQNTTIGAIVTNAILTKAEANKISQMAHNGFARSINPIHTMVDGDTIFTMATNEVKGDISLVGTLAAEAMSMAITNGIVFADSSNGLKAYKDI
- a CDS encoding ECF transporter S component, with the translated sequence MEKEKKVFNLKKMVVIALLGAISVVLGMTPIGFIPVGPTRATIMHIPVIIGAIMEGPVVGGFVGLIFGLFSIYQALTTPTPVSFVFLNPLVSILPRILIGITTYYVYNTLRKIGKNKTIGLLYLIWIGIIAYLSYGIYINLVNEKSIWLTLMNIALIILTLGIAYLTQVKFKDKALDVIISSAVGTLTNTLGVLSMIYLLYAEKFVEALGGDVTTARKIIFGIGLTNGIPETIIAIIIVTSVVGALRSKR
- a CDS encoding type III pantothenate kinase, producing MKLLLLVIDVGNTNIVFGVFKDEELLYDWRIATERDRTSDEYGLLFEQIFRYHKIDPAEVENVIISSVVPPLMHTLPAMSAKYFNIDPIVVGPGVKTGMNIKYDNPREVGADRIVNAVAAYEKYGGPLIIVDFGTAITFCAISKEGEYLGGAIAPGIKISTEALFMRTAKLPKVEIAKPDKVIARNTINSIQAGVVYGYIGMVDYIIEKMIEEMGVSKDKFNIIGTGGFSNLIASESKYIKKIDKMLTLEGLRIVFERNK
- the dusB gene encoding tRNA dihydrouridine synthase DusB, coding for MRIGDIKLNNNVFLAPMAGVTDLAFRILCKEMGAGLVFSEMVSSKGMYYNDKSTEQLLEIDPKERPIAIQIFGSDPQVMASVVESHLNPREDIDIIDINMGCPAPKIVKNGDGSALMKNPKLVRQVLKEVVKVSKKPVTLKIRMGWDHDNINGIDIAKIAEEEGIAAITIHARTKDMLYSGEADWDYIKLVKENLTIPVIGNGDIFEPEDGVEMLQYTKCDGIAIGRGSQGNPWIFKRIVDIMNGKEDSPPGHREVVNMCIRHLNLVCSIKGEKVGVREMRKHAAWYLKGMKKSNEIKNLINTIDSKKDMEQILTEYMNTYTQ